A stretch of Mastomys coucha isolate ucsf_1 unplaced genomic scaffold, UCSF_Mcou_1 pScaffold3, whole genome shotgun sequence DNA encodes these proteins:
- the Smim29 gene encoding small integral membrane protein 29 isoform X2, with the protein MPPRPTATPWWAMCWGPSSSSPWSGWWWPWVDRLRHHLLPMYSYDPAEELHEAEQELLSDVGDPKVVHGWQSGYQHKRMPLLDIKT; encoded by the exons ATGCCCCCCAGGCCAACAGCGACTCCATGGTGGGCTATGTGCTGGGGCCCTTCTTCCTCATCACCCTGGTCGGGGTGGTGGTGGCCGTG GGTGGACCGGCTTCGCCATCACCTGCTTCCCATGTACAGCTATGACCCCGCGGAAGAGCTTCACGAAGCGGAGCAGGAGCTGCTGTCTGACGTGGGAGACCCCAAG GTGGTCCATGGCTGGCAGAGCGGCTACCAGCACAAGCGGATGCCCCTACTGGACATCAAGACATGA
- the Smim29 gene encoding small integral membrane protein 29 isoform X1, with amino-acid sequence MSNTTVPNAPQANSDSMVGYVLGPFFLITLVGVVVAVVMYVQKKKRVDRLRHHLLPMYSYDPAEELHEAEQELLSDVGDPKVVHGWQSGYQHKRMPLLDIKT; translated from the exons ATGAGTAACACGACAGTGCCCAATGCCCCCCAGGCCAACAGCGACTCCATGGTGGGCTATGTGCTGGGGCCCTTCTTCCTCATCACCCTGGTCGGGGTGGTGGTGGCCGTG GTAATGTACGTGCAGAAGAAAAAGCG GGTGGACCGGCTTCGCCATCACCTGCTTCCCATGTACAGCTATGACCCCGCGGAAGAGCTTCACGAAGCGGAGCAGGAGCTGCTGTCTGACGTGGGAGACCCCAAG GTGGTCCATGGCTGGCAGAGCGGCTACCAGCACAAGCGGATGCCCCTACTGGACATCAAGACATGA